Part of the Lucilia cuprina isolate Lc7/37 chromosome 5, ASM2204524v1, whole genome shotgun sequence genome is shown below.
TATCCAGGCTCGATTAAATTGCTACAAAGCTATATGAGTAAGTTAATTGTTCGATGGGAAAACTTTCTCTtggatttctttataatttgtattgtttttaggACCCATGTTGGTATCAGGTCGTGCAAAATTAATCGAAGAAGAAAATGCCAGACGTTATAAAGTTCGCACAACAGATGATAATGATATTGACACTGTTTTTGTGGATAACCGCATAAGGAGCAGTAATGGCAAAACTTTGGTTATTTGTTCAGAAGGTAAGTTAGattatttttgggaaatttattgttaaacaacTTTCTCTTTTCAGGAAATGCCGGTTTTTATGAAATTGGCATTATGGGTACACCGTTGGCTTTGAAATACTCCGTATTAGGTTGGAATCATCCTGGTTTTGAAGGCAGCACAGGTAAACCTTATCCTGATCAGGATAAGAATGCCATAGAGGCAGTGGTACAATTTGCAATCTATCATTTGGGATTTGCCGTAGAggatattatattttatggttGGAGTATTGGTGGTTTTAGTTCTCTGTGGGCAGCATCTTGTTATCCAGATGCCAAAGGAGTGGTTAGTTTTAATATCTCTATAacttaaatagatttttaccTACAATCTATGATTTCTTGTAGATTTTAGATGCTACCTTTGATGATGTTCTATATTTAGCTCAACCTCGCATGCCAGCCAGTTTATCGGGTATTGTTCGTATAGCTATACGTgaatattgtaatttaaataatgcCGAATTGGCTCAAAACTATCATGGCCCCATTAGTTTGATAAGACGTACTGAGGATGAAGTTATAGCTGAGTATgatggtttttttttaatgttgggattgtatgttaaaattttgtgttttgttacaGAGATAATCAACTCGAAACGAATCGTGGTAACTTTTTGGCTTtgggtattttaaaatatcgttATCCTCATATTTATAAAACGGCCCAGCTTAACCGTTGCAAACAGACTCTGTCCAAACCCAttgaaataagaaatataacaagtaagtttgaaattttttaaaaattttgggtGAACTTTGTAAGTTTTAGagagaaattttgaatatttgataaaattttattttgaaaatttcaattttttttttaatttttatgaaattgagtttttggtgaaattttgaagttttgGCGAAATGTTTATGAAATTATGATAAAGTTTGGAAATTTTGctgaaatgtttaaacattttttgattttggtgaaattttgaagttttgtcGAAATTTCTATGagattttggtaaaattttaaaacattttgcaaaaatttaaaacctttggggaaattttaaatttttgatgaaattttgtagttttggcgaaatgtttatgaaattttggtataattttgaaattttgctgaaacttttaaaacattttgcaaaaatttaaaacttttgacaaaatttttatgaaattttagtaaaattttgaaattttgctgaaattttaaaacattttgcgaaatttttatgaaatttaagtaaaattttgaaattttgctgaaattttaaaacattttaaaacgaaattttttatttttggtgaaattttgaAGGTTTggcgaattttttttttttttttggaaattttcgtaaaattttgaaattttactgtaattttaaaacattttgcaaaaattaaaaacttttgcgaaaattttgaagttttggCGAAACTTTGAAGTTTTGGCGAAGtgtttatgaaattttggtaaaattttgctgaaattttaaaacattttgcaaaaatttaaaacttttgcgaaaatttttatttttggtgaaattttggcgaaattttgctgaaattttaaaacattttgcaaaagtttataatttttaatgaaattttttaatttttttccatttcagCCGCTGATGACGAGCTGTGCTTGTCACGTTTAATTACCTATGCCTCGGATCAAGGTAAAAAATATCCCATGGACATTGGTGAAGATTATAGCGAAGAAGTACGTCATCAAATGGCTGACTTTTTGGTAAGATTTT
Proteins encoded:
- the LOC111687033 gene encoding phosphatidylserine lipase ABHD16A, translating into MSLLRYILGPKLYMEYGLGTTQKMYEAGGLEKFGDQILSTINLMWNIGFYTSPLLATFLYRRGYFVMDSVATLAKISTSIGIIVIISMVMRGLGRTQSASYTKLIKAMELLRSPKTEMEGKRALRLFDYEFKAWAVDFDVKSLQSDDKKNKAVLAKNSTRSFRLATIPCEIAAYIAIHSFGIRMMYPGSIKLLQSYMRPMLVSGRAKLIEEENARRYKVRTTDDNDIDTVFVDNRIRSSNGKTLVICSEGNAGFYEIGIMGTPLALKYSVLGWNHPGFEGSTGKPYPDQDKNAIEAVVQFAIYHLGFAVEDIIFYGWSIGGFSSLWAASCYPDAKGVILDATFDDVLYLAQPRMPASLSGIVRIAIREYCNLNNAELAQNYHGPISLIRRTEDEVIAEDNQLETNRGNFLALGILKYRYPHIYKTAQLNRCKQTLSKPIEIRNITTADDELCLSRLITYASDQGKKYPMDIGEDYSEEVRHQMADFLLRKHFRDFKSTHCTQLPAEYFNIPFDIPVEHGFVFT